The following proteins come from a genomic window of Pyxidicoccus sp. MSG2:
- a CDS encoding TauD/TfdA family dioxygenase, which produces MEPKSRKPLPSLRRRELGASGADSVHFEELQPGSRLPLVVRPSLRELVLTEWARSHRELIEARLHAHGALLFRGFDIRSAEALEPVTRAIAGEPLAYEERSSPRSVVRGHIYTSTDHPPSEPIFLHNEQSYNLTFPLRLVFCCVTAAREGGQTPLADTRRIYQRLPASVRARFLEQGYLYVRNFDDRFGLSWRTAFQTEDRAAVEDYCRRNGIEFEWKDGQHLKTRQRRRAAGQHPVTGEPVWFNHATFFHVSTLPPEVGAALRAELGEEALPNNTYYGDGSPIEPHVLEQLRAAYHEETVSFPWREGDVLLVDNLLAAHGRAPFVGPRRVLAALAHPFSWDDFPRTDPG; this is translated from the coding sequence ATGGAGCCCAAGAGCAGGAAGCCACTGCCTTCCCTCCGCAGGAGGGAGCTCGGCGCATCCGGAGCGGACTCGGTCCACTTCGAGGAGCTTCAACCCGGCTCGCGTCTGCCGCTGGTGGTCAGACCCTCGCTCCGGGAGCTCGTCCTGACCGAGTGGGCCCGAAGCCACCGGGAGCTCATCGAGGCTCGCCTCCACGCCCACGGTGCCCTGCTCTTCCGCGGCTTCGACATCCGCTCCGCCGAGGCCCTGGAGCCCGTCACTCGCGCCATCGCCGGAGAGCCACTCGCCTACGAAGAGCGCTCGTCACCGCGCTCCGTGGTGCGAGGCCACATCTACACCTCGACGGACCACCCTCCGAGCGAGCCCATCTTTTTGCACAACGAGCAGTCCTACAATCTGACCTTCCCGCTGCGGCTCGTCTTCTGCTGCGTCACGGCCGCGCGCGAGGGCGGACAGACGCCCCTCGCCGACACACGCCGCATCTATCAGCGCCTCCCGGCTTCCGTGCGCGCCCGCTTCCTGGAGCAGGGCTACCTGTACGTCCGCAACTTCGACGACCGGTTCGGCCTCTCCTGGCGCACCGCCTTCCAGACGGAGGACAGGGCAGCCGTGGAGGACTACTGCCGCCGCAATGGCATCGAGTTCGAGTGGAAGGACGGCCAGCACTTGAAGACCCGGCAGCGCCGCCGCGCCGCGGGCCAGCACCCCGTCACCGGCGAGCCCGTGTGGTTCAACCACGCCACGTTCTTCCACGTCTCGACACTCCCTCCCGAGGTCGGCGCGGCGCTGCGCGCGGAGCTCGGGGAGGAGGCGCTTCCCAACAACACCTATTACGGTGATGGCTCGCCCATCGAGCCCCACGTGCTCGAGCAACTGCGCGCCGCGTACCACGAGGAGACGGTGAGCTTCCCCTGGCGGGAAGGCGACGTGCTCCTCGTCGACAACCTGCTGGCCGCGCACGGCCGCGCGCCTTTCGTCGGCCCGCGCCGGGTACTGGCCGCCCTCGCCCATCCCTTCTCCTGGGACGACTTCCCTCGAACGGATCCGGGGTGA